In a genomic window of Streptomyces showdoensis:
- a CDS encoding glyoxalase gives MFEATYKQTRPYVYLVLEWSGFALHFGMPPKNVDPSQEDAGACLVLVDEVAPYHAEFTRAMRAAYGKVLAKGRPRITRFRPGASRFTLVDPSGNSIIFIQRDEPAELEYGGSKTLAGLAKALDNARILSEFKNDDRTALKVLITALRRHGDTAPPLDVARTLATLIELASALEETEGLEEWRRRLNSLELTDAQRHQATEGLGEADALHLWRTEPAPEDRAGGDADVLTVDRRFRGPPRPRNRPRRPPRAAWASLPSGC, from the coding sequence GTGTTCGAGGCCACGTACAAGCAGACGCGGCCCTACGTCTACCTGGTGCTGGAGTGGTCCGGCTTCGCGCTGCACTTCGGGATGCCTCCGAAGAACGTCGACCCGAGCCAGGAGGACGCCGGCGCCTGCCTCGTCCTGGTCGACGAGGTCGCGCCGTACCACGCGGAGTTCACCCGCGCGATGCGCGCCGCCTACGGAAAGGTCCTGGCCAAGGGCAGGCCGCGGATCACCCGGTTCCGGCCCGGGGCGAGCCGGTTCACCCTGGTCGACCCGTCCGGGAACTCGATCATCTTCATCCAGAGGGACGAGCCCGCGGAGCTGGAGTACGGCGGGTCGAAAACCCTCGCGGGCCTGGCCAAGGCCCTCGACAACGCCCGCATCCTCAGCGAGTTCAAGAACGACGACCGCACGGCCCTCAAGGTCCTCATCACGGCCCTGCGCAGGCACGGGGACACCGCCCCACCCCTCGACGTGGCCCGGACGCTCGCCACCCTGATCGAGCTCGCGAGTGCCCTGGAGGAGACCGAAGGCCTTGAGGAGTGGCGTCGCCGCCTGAACTCCCTGGAGCTCACCGACGCGCAACGCCACCAGGCCACCGAGGGGCTCGGCGAGGCCGACGCGCTTCACCTGTGGCGCACCGAACCGGCCCCCGAAGACAGGGCCGGGGGAGACGCCGACGTCCTGACGGTCGACCGGCGGTTCCGCGGCCCGCCACGGCCGCGGAACCGCCCTCGCCGTCCGCCCCGTGCCGCGTGGGCGAGCCTGCCGTCGGGTTGCTGA
- a CDS encoding HEAT repeat domain-containing protein, whose amino-acid sequence MFLDWAAQEEHPDVLTAVLHGLGEHEDPRIEPLGLRFLAHSAPSVRTGVIATLSTVYSERSGRTTFTPEGLNALLVLAQDTGTSVRQAAGYQLAHSLNPDPAVGDTLAGLLDDEDQHTRIWVAFGLAVRDDPRCVEGADKVGPVDDRPSWSWILDAPARYEERRKARGGPTSGE is encoded by the coding sequence CTGTTCCTCGACTGGGCCGCGCAAGAGGAACACCCGGACGTCCTCACCGCGGTCCTGCACGGACTCGGCGAACACGAGGATCCGAGGATCGAACCGCTGGGGCTTCGCTTCCTCGCCCACTCCGCTCCCTCGGTGCGTACGGGGGTCATCGCGACACTGAGCACCGTGTACTCGGAGAGGTCCGGGCGGACGACGTTCACCCCCGAGGGGCTGAACGCCCTCCTCGTGCTGGCCCAGGACACCGGCACCTCCGTTCGCCAGGCCGCCGGCTACCAGCTCGCACACAGCCTCAACCCGGATCCCGCCGTGGGGGACACACTGGCCGGTCTGCTCGACGACGAGGATCAGCACACGCGCATCTGGGTCGCATTCGGGCTGGCCGTGCGGGACGATCCGAGGTGCGTCGAAGGCGCCGACAAGGTGGGTCCCGTCGACGACCGCCCCTCTTGGTCCTGGATCCTCGACGCGCCCGCACGGTACGAGGAGCGCCGGAAGGCACGGGGTGGACCGACGAGCGGCGAGTGA
- a CDS encoding protein phosphatase: MSRPAVVGSEFDLVISLFTRPGHGPDPAVEHHVADTPDGPLTAAQIHKVQDLALVAAQAVRDGRSVLVRCNAGYNRSGLVVGQALIELGQEAEAAIGVIRRKRSPWALNNPVFEQYLTTGLGVARLLADLDPLT, translated from the coding sequence GTGAGCCGGCCCGCAGTCGTCGGGAGCGAGTTCGACCTGGTCATCAGCCTGTTCACCCGACCCGGTCACGGCCCTGACCCAGCCGTCGAGCACCACGTCGCCGACACCCCCGACGGCCCGCTCACCGCCGCGCAGATCCACAAGGTCCAGGACCTCGCCCTCGTCGCCGCCCAGGCGGTCCGCGACGGCCGCTCCGTGCTGGTCCGGTGCAACGCCGGCTACAACCGATCCGGGCTGGTCGTGGGGCAGGCACTGATCGAGCTGGGGCAGGAGGCGGAAGCGGCGATCGGGGTCATCCGGCGGAAGCGATCTCCTTGGGCTCTGAACAATCCGGTCTTCGAGCAGTACCTCACCACCGGTCTCGGTGTCGCCCGGCTCCTCGCCGACCTCGACCCACTCACCTGA